In Oncorhynchus masou masou isolate Uvic2021 chromosome 11, UVic_Omas_1.1, whole genome shotgun sequence, the genomic stretch GCCTAAAATGACCACTATAATCATTTTCCAAAAAATGGTGTGTGTCACAAATGTAAAAAGCCTATCAAACATTCATCTTCCCAATGATGTTTCTATGTGAtaattgccagaacaatctgagatacaAAATTATTTTGGGGCTTTGCTCACATGGAATCACACAATAGCAGCTTTGTGGTTTCCTATGCTGATAGTGGTTATAGTTATGGATGCAAACCACCTGGGTATATCACAAGAGTCAACATACATGTCAATACCCAAAGGCTTATAGGCAATATAAGTGGACAATTCCCTTACATCAGCAACTATACAAGAGAATAATTCTCCTAAATTAGAAACAAAGAAGCTTCTCTACCAAATTGTTACAGGACAGTTCCCTTTAGCCTGAATATGTAACCCCTTAGCTTGTTTTACACAGGCTGTAAGTGTACAATTCCCTTACATTAATAAGTCAACGATATTGCAATTTTTACACAATGAAACTTGTGGAAAAGCTGGTATCCCTTAGATATGTAAATGGTTTAAACTATGGCTGTGAAGATTCTCCGTCTGAAGGTTCTCCCAAGAAAAATATGATTTTTCTTACCACTGGCAATGGACTAGGAGTCAGATATTAGAAATGTTTCAAACATCACAAATGGCTTAAACTCCTCTTTCTgatattaaatattttttgttaATTAAGTGCATGCGTACATCAAAATAGGTCCTAATACAGTACTCTCTCCACTAATGATGATAATGAAGATTATGCTGTTCGAGATCAAGGGGGATGATGAGGAGAAAGTTatccatcaaatgtatttataaagccctttttacatcagtagaTGTAAGTAGATACAGACAccctgcctaaaaccccaaacagcaagcaatgcagatgtagaagcacagtggctaggaaaaactccatagaaaggcaggaacataggaagaaacctagagaggaaccaggctctgaggggtggccagtccccttATGGCTGTGCCGGggggagattataagagtacatggccatttaaggccagattgttcttcaagatgttcaaacattcattgATGACCAGCTGGGTCcattaataatcacagtggttgtagagggtgcaacaggtcagtacctcaggagtaaatgtcagttggcttttcatagctgagcatcCGTACCATGCCTGTGTAATGTGGATTGCATTATGATGCCGGTCCAAGATGGTGCTCATTAGTGTTCATCAACATTTCTCCTTTTTATCGAAGAATCATATGTCAAGTAGGATATTATGGCAACACTTCTGATAGTCTCATAGTGGCATATCTTGGACAGCATCACTTTATCCACTGTTGAGCACAACGACTTCCTGTCCTGTGCACCTGTGGGTGAGGGTTATGTCAGATCCTGTACGTCCAGGAGCATGGCGTCCTGTTTGGTTCTCAGCTGGTCCCTTATCAACAGGTGACCCACCAACTCTGAGCTCAGGTCTgcaagaatagaatagaatattaCTTTGCACAAAAACATATAGATCCTAAAAACACAAAAACCATACAGCAAGCACTCACCTGCCAGTTCATTTACTGACACATTATTACCATGTAATAACCACCTTTTTCCCCATGTAATGACTTCGATTTCCATGTTATGACCCTGATTTCCATTTTttatctaacctttatttaactaggcaagtcagttaagaagaaattcttatttacaatgacggcctaggaacattgggtttaactgccttgttcaggggctgaacgacagatttgtaatttttcagctcagggattcgatctagcaacctgtcggttactggcccaatgctctaaccactaggctacctgccgccccatgtaaaGACCATAATTACCATGCAATGACCTCCTACTGACCGTGTATGTCGTGGTTGAGTGAGGTCCTGAGGGAGTTGAGCTGCTGTATTGAGCAGGTCTGCAGGTCACAGCGTTCCAGATGAGTCCTCTTAGTGATCACACTACTGCAGGCAAGGTGCTGTGACACACAGGAATTATTTACACATACCAATCCTTACCTCTCTCCCACCACATGCCCACTGTTTCCCTCTATTTCTTCCAACCCTATTTATTTCACTCCACAGTCCACACTTCTCTATTCTTCTCACCTCCTCTTTCTGTTCAGCTAACAGCTTGTTTTTGAGCGCGCTCAGTGCGGCCCTCACTTCCAACTTCAGGCCAGAGGGGTGGTAACCATAGCTACCTGGTCCTATAGAACCCTGACAAACAGGAAACAAAACAAAAGCATGGCATGGGTACATATGCATATCTTCATATTTAGCCCTAGAGCTCCGCAATGTGTGTAGGTCTTTGTCCCAGTTTTGCGTTATACTATAAAACAGGAGGGACTCGCTCACTTCTTTGACagctccctcctcatcctcactctCACTGTTGTTGATGTAGCATAACTGTAGATTTTTTTGGTTGTTGAATctaaaataagaaaataaaaagCCAAAAACAACATGAACACTTAAAAGAGAGAACATAAATTATATGGTTTCAGAGAATAAAGAATGAAGTTGAGAATGAGAGACTGTTTTTGACTTTTGTTACCTAGACGAGACGACCGTGACTCGACATCTTCCGtagtcctcctcatcctcccattCATCTTTCCTCCACAGcccaccctgcctctcttccGCCCAGCCCCCTGACACACTCCCCTGTTCCGACCCACTCGTACTCtgaaagagaggaacagagggagggatcagggatggagggatgacatgggaggagggaagaggtgaGATGTGTGGTAGCGGGGGAGTTGAGAGTGTAAGCAATGGGTGTCATTAAACCCATCATTACAGTCTCTTTCAATGCCGGTGGATATTATTAACATGTATAAAGCAAAGAGAGTAGGATTAAGTTGCCCCTAAATGCCGATGGGCACTGaatatttgcattgacccccctttTTAATTTTTCAATTACATtcttgcactggctctatgcactTACTAGACTCTCACACAttctacactgacactccaactacactgcaacacacacacttcacatacactgctgctactctgtttgtTATCCATCCTGATttcctagtcacttttacccctacctacatgtaataTTACCTCacatccctgcacattgacacgATACTGGTACTTCTTGCATACagtatagcctcgttattgtgttactatttcggaactagaagcacaagcattttgctacactcgcattaacatctgctaaccatgtgtatgtgacaaataaaatttgatttgatttgactatttCCTTTTTTTTATCCTTATTTGACCATTGTATTTGtttgtcttactttttaactcatTTTTGGGGAATGGCtcataaataagcatttcacggtaaagtctcaTCTGTTGTATTTGGCCACATGTGGCAAATACCATTTCATTTAATCTATGGTCAGTGTTGTGTTGTTCCTGATAATTATTAAGGTCAGGGTTTGGGGCGGGTAAGCTGATCTCAGAACTGTCACAACATCTTCACCCTCCCTTCATGCCTGCTGACCTttgccctttctctcctctcctcctcctgtttctccagTTCAGCGATCCTCAGGCTCAGGTCTTCCCAGTGCATGATGGGTAGGTCCTGGTCGTCCTCGAAGGACTCTCCATTCTGACGAAGTCGCCCTGCCCCTTCCCCAGCAAACGGCTGTgtctcatcactctccttctcctccgctgtctccttctccgtctctccctccatccttcaccCTGTTGTGGTGGGCAAAAGGCAGAGAAAGGGAGGCCAAGGAAGAAGATTTGATTCATTTTAATTTGGTATAAAGTGATTCACGGTGGGTTGTCTctcataaataaataaagtttGTTTATCAATT encodes the following:
- the im:7136398 gene encoding schwannomin-interacting protein 1, which produces MEGETEKETAEEKESDETQPFAGEGAGRLRQNGESFEDDQDLPIMHWEDLSLRIAELEKQEEERRERAKSTSGSEQGSVSGGWAEERQGGLWRKDEWEDEEDYGRCRVTVVSSRFNNQKNLQLCYINNSESEDEEGAVKEGSIGPGSYGYHPSGLKLEVRAALSALKNKLLAEQKEEHLACSSVITKRTHLERCDLQTCSIQQLNSLRTSLNHDIHDLSSELVGHLLIRDQLRTKQDAMLLDVQDLT